One window of the Sander lucioperca isolate FBNREF2018 chromosome 5, SLUC_FBN_1.2, whole genome shotgun sequence genome contains the following:
- the itm2ca gene encoding integral membrane protein 2Ca, with amino-acid sequence MVKISFQSVAGQKVEKENDGDKTEILIPHPMDEDELVLPLRPKKSPLNGLCCLTFGLVVFMAGLVLASIYVYRYYFIPHIPEENLFHCRVLYEDSVYAPLRGRQELEENVGIYLADNYEKITVPVPHFGGSDPADIIHDFHRGLTAYHDIALDKCYVIELNTTIVMPPRNLWELLINVKKGTYLPQTYIIHEEMVVTGKVHNMRQLGPFIYRLCNGKDTYRLNRRVNRRRINKRDAKDCHHIRHFENTFVVETVICDEA; translated from the exons ATGGTGAAGATCAGTTTCCAGTCTGTCGCGGGACAGAAAGTGGAGAAGGAGAATGATGGCGACAAGACCGAAATTCTCATTCCTCATCCGATG gATGAGGATGAGCTGGTCCTGCCGCTGCGGCCCAAAAAGTCTCCCCTCAATGGCCTGTGCTGCCTGACGTTTGGCCTGGTTGTGTTCATGGCTGGTCTGGTCCTTGCCTCCATTTATGTCTACCGCTACTACTTTATACCTCAT atcCCAGAGGAGAACCTGTTCCACTGCAGGGTGCTTTATGAAGACTCTGTGTATGCCCCGCTGCGTGGGCGTCAGGAGCTGGAGGAAAATGTCGGCATCTACTTGGCCGACAACTATGAGAAGATCACTGTGCCCGTGCCTCACTTTGGAGGCAGCGACCCCGCTGATATAATCCATGACTTCCACAGA GGACTGACTGCCTACCATGACATTGCTCTGGACAAGTGCTACGTTATTGAGCTCAACACCACCATCGTGATGCCTCCACGTAACCTTTGGGAGCTCCTTATCAATGTGAAG AAGGGAACATACTTGCCTCAGACCTACATCATCCATGAAGAGATGGTGGTTACTGGCAAAGTGCACAACATGCGTCAGCTGGGACCCTTCATCTACCGCCTGTGCAATGGGAAGGACACGTACCGTCTGAACCGCCGTGTCAACCGCAGAC GCATCAACAAGCGCGATGCGAAGGACTGCCACCACATCCGTCACTTCGAGAATACATTTGTGGTGGAGACTGTTATCTGCGATGAAGCGTGA